In Saccharomycodes ludwigii strain NBRC 1722 chromosome III, whole genome shotgun sequence, one DNA window encodes the following:
- the RRP42 gene encoding exosome non-catalytic core subunit RRP42 (similar to Saccharomyces cerevisiae YDL111C | RRP42 | Ribosomal RNA Processing) has protein sequence MVLSVTEKSYLRDSLKNKDHFLRPDGRNYDQFRPVEIYTDFLPSSNGSSRILASDGTEIVISIKTEVVDHSLTKDLVSIDLDITGYRDDSAYVTSIRSILSKTMKSKLNFTKEKGPKEKSVLQLTKKYSFKLYIDILVLSNYSYPLSLISFAIYSALETTKLPMLISSEDDLEIEELPIFHDYDMITLDFQSPLIFLVAFIEDNVFIDPSDAETQVANKCLILTWFENKISSPIRTVSLNDDYTDGFTLLHLKESIEVVRKCAPEVLRALKYQ, from the coding sequence atggTGCTATCAGTTACAGAAAAATCTTATTTGAGAGATTCACTCAAGAATAAAGATCATTTCCTAAGACCAGACGGGAGAAACTATGATCAGTTTAGACCGGTGGAGATTTATACTGATTTTCTTCCCTCTTCAAATGGTTCTTCCAGAATTCTAGCGAGCGATGGAACTgaaattgttattagtataAAAACTGAAGTTGTTGATCATTCTCTCACAAAAGACTTAGTATCAATTGATTTAGACATTACAGGGTATAGAGACGATTCTGCTTATGTTACTAGTATTAGAAGTATATTATCGAAAACAATGAAATCTAAATTGAATTTcaccaaagaaaaaggtcctaaagaaaaaagtgttTTACAATTAACTAAAAAGTATAGCTTTAAGTTATACATCGATATATTAGTCTTGAGTAATTATTCATATCCGCTAAGTCTAATATCATTTGCAATATATTCTGCTTTGGAAACTACAAAGTTACCCATGTTGATTTCTTCTGAAGATGACTTAGAAATCGAAGAGCTACCCATTTTCCATGATTATGATATGATTACTTTAGATTTTCAAAGTcctctaatttttttggtggCATTTATAGAAGACAATGTATTTATAGATCCAAGTGATGCAGAAACTCAAGTCGCTAATAAGTGTCTAATCTTAACATGgtttgaaaacaaaatatcgTCTCCAATAAGGACTGTAAGTTTAAATGACGATTATACTGATGGTTTTACTTTATTACACTTAAAAGAGTCCATAGAAGTTGTTAGAAAATGTGCACCGGAAGTTCTTAGAGccttaaaatatcaataa